From a region of the Flavobacterium branchiarum genome:
- a CDS encoding nitric-oxide reductase large subunit codes for MKREKKLWIAFSLVMAISFAVLGYYGYEIYQQAPPIPKQIVSDSGKLIFSEDEIKDGQNVWQSIGGQEVGSIWGHGAYVAPDWTADWLHREAMFILDKYAQEDFAKEFKDLDEEQQAALKIRLQKDVRANRYDENSQTLTISENRVEAIKYLSKYYEGLFTNDPKFDKLREEYAIPKNSVKEEARMHKMNAFFFWATWATVTERPNSDISYTHNWPADDLVGNVATKELLAWSGVSIILLIFCIGILVFYHAKSGEEEEFPLPTKDPIINQGMTPSMYLIKKYFWVVSLLMIIQMALGIVTAHYGVEGNALYGIPIDQILPYAVTRTWHTQLAIFWIATAWLATGLYIAPAVSGKDPKFQCFGVNFLFIALLIIVLGSMVGQWFGVMQKLDLVQNFWFGHQGYEYVDLGRFWQIFLLVGLFLWLALMVRPLIPIIKKKTEEKNLIILFLISCTAIAMFYGAGLMWGRQTNLAIAEYWRWWVVHLWVEGFFEVFATVVIAFLFVRLGLLKTKTATLNVLFATIIFMAGGILGTFHHLYFSGTPTAIMALGASFSALEVVPLTLIGFEAYQNYKMSKSTQWIIDYKWPIYFMIAVAFWNFLGAGVFGFIINPPIALYYVQGLNTTPLHAHTALFGVYGMLGIGLMLFVLRSLYRNITWNEKLLRITFWSLNIGLFLMAVLSLLPIGIWQAIESIDHGMWYARSSELMQQPTMITLKWMRAIGDSIFGIGIVTTAWFVFDLTLKNKRK; via the coding sequence ATGAAAAGAGAAAAAAAATTATGGATTGCGTTTTCTTTGGTAATGGCTATATCCTTTGCAGTTTTAGGATATTATGGTTACGAGATTTATCAGCAGGCACCACCAATTCCTAAGCAAATAGTTTCAGATAGTGGAAAACTGATTTTTTCTGAAGACGAAATTAAAGACGGGCAGAATGTTTGGCAAAGTATAGGAGGTCAGGAAGTGGGATCAATATGGGGGCATGGTGCTTACGTAGCTCCCGATTGGACAGCCGATTGGTTACACCGTGAAGCAATGTTTATTCTAGATAAATATGCGCAAGAAGATTTCGCTAAGGAATTCAAAGACTTGGATGAAGAGCAACAAGCAGCGTTAAAGATACGCCTACAAAAAGATGTGAGAGCAAATCGCTATGATGAAAACTCACAAACGCTTACCATATCCGAAAATAGAGTTGAAGCTATTAAGTACTTGAGTAAATATTATGAAGGACTTTTTACCAATGATCCAAAATTTGATAAATTAAGAGAAGAGTATGCTATTCCTAAAAATTCAGTAAAGGAAGAAGCTAGAATGCATAAAATGAATGCCTTTTTCTTTTGGGCTACTTGGGCTACAGTAACAGAACGTCCTAATTCTGATATTTCATACACGCACAATTGGCCAGCGGACGACTTGGTTGGTAACGTTGCCACAAAAGAACTACTTGCTTGGTCGGGTGTTAGTATTATTTTATTGATTTTCTGTATTGGAATTCTAGTGTTTTATCATGCTAAATCGGGTGAAGAAGAAGAATTTCCTTTACCAACAAAAGATCCAATAATTAATCAAGGAATGACACCATCGATGTATTTGATTAAAAAATATTTTTGGGTGGTGAGTTTATTAATGATTATTCAAATGGCTTTAGGAATAGTCACAGCGCATTATGGCGTTGAAGGAAATGCATTATATGGTATCCCAATAGACCAAATTTTACCTTACGCAGTTACAAGAACTTGGCATACTCAATTGGCTATTTTTTGGATAGCAACGGCATGGTTGGCAACCGGATTATATATTGCTCCTGCAGTTTCGGGTAAAGATCCTAAATTTCAGTGTTTTGGAGTGAACTTCTTATTCATTGCTTTATTGATTATTGTTTTAGGTTCAATGGTAGGACAATGGTTTGGGGTAATGCAAAAATTAGACTTGGTGCAAAATTTTTGGTTTGGACATCAAGGTTATGAATATGTAGATCTTGGACGTTTTTGGCAAATATTCCTTTTAGTTGGATTGTTCTTATGGTTAGCATTAATGGTTCGACCATTGATTCCAATTATTAAGAAAAAAACAGAAGAAAAAAATCTAATCATTTTATTCTTAATTTCTTGTACAGCCATTGCCATGTTTTATGGTGCAGGATTAATGTGGGGAAGACAAACAAATCTTGCTATTGCTGAATATTGGAGATGGTGGGTTGTTCATTTATGGGTAGAAGGTTTCTTTGAAGTATTTGCAACGGTTGTTATTGCGTTTTTATTTGTTCGATTAGGATTGTTAAAAACGAAAACGGCTACTTTAAATGTTCTATTTGCAACTATTATCTTCATGGCAGGTGGTATTCTAGGAACTTTTCATCACTTGTACTTCTCTGGAACTCCAACAGCAATTATGGCGTTAGGAGCTTCGTTTAGTGCACTAGAAGTTGTACCACTTACATTAATTGGTTTTGAAGCATATCAAAATTACAAAATGTCAAAATCTACGCAATGGATTATAGATTATAAATGGCCTATTTATTTTATGATTGCAGTAGCATTCTGGAATTTCCTTGGAGCTGGTGTTTTCGGATTTATAATTAATCCACCAATTGCACTTTATTATGTACAAGGTTTAAATACAACACCACTTCATGCACATACAGCACTTTTTGGGGTTTATGGCATGTTAGGAATTGGTTTAATGCTTTTTGTATTAAGAAGCTTATATAGAAATATTACTTGGAACGAGAAATTACTTAGGATCACTTTTTGGTCATTAAATATAGGTTTGTTTTTAATGGCAGTATTGAGTTTGCTACCAATAGGAATTTGGCAAGCTATCGAAAGTATTGATCATGGAATGTGGTACGCACGTTCATCAGAGTTAATGCAACAACCTACAATGATTACCTTAAAATGGATGCGTGCTATAGGAGATTCTATTTTCGGAATAGGAATCGTAACTACAGCTTGGTTTGTATTTGATTTGACATTAAAAAATAAAAGAAAATAA
- a CDS encoding aminotransferase class I/II-fold pyridoxal phosphate-dependent enzyme — protein MVKDLFERIQNNKGPLGKWASQAEGYFVFPKLEGELGPRMQFGGKNILNWSLNDYLGLANHPEVRQADTDAAIKFGAAYPMGARMMSGHTEYHEQLENELAAFVMKESAYLLNFGYQGMVSIIDALVTKNDIIVYDVDSHACIIDGVRLHMGKRFTYKHNDLESMEKNLQRATKMATETGGGILFITEGVFGMRGQQGKLKEIVAMKQKYNFRLLVDDAHGFGTLGKTGAGAGEEQGVQDDIDVYFSTFAKSMANIGAFVAADKDIIDYLKYNLRSQMFAKALPMIQTVGSLKRLELLRNHPELKDKLWENVNALQNGLRSRNFNIGDTNTCVTPVYLQGSVPEAMVMVNDLRENYGIFLSIVIYPVIPKGIILLRMIPTTSHTLSDIDETLTAFEAIREKLENGTYKEIASRTTVDLDA, from the coding sequence ATGGTAAAAGATTTATTCGAAAGAATTCAAAACAATAAAGGACCATTAGGAAAATGGGCTTCTCAGGCTGAGGGTTATTTTGTTTTCCCTAAATTAGAAGGTGAACTTGGTCCAAGAATGCAATTTGGTGGAAAAAATATTTTAAACTGGAGTTTGAATGACTATTTAGGTTTAGCAAATCATCCAGAAGTACGTCAGGCAGATACAGATGCGGCAATCAAATTTGGTGCTGCTTACCCAATGGGAGCTCGTATGATGTCAGGACACACAGAATACCACGAACAATTAGAAAATGAATTAGCAGCTTTCGTAATGAAAGAATCTGCTTATTTATTAAATTTTGGTTACCAAGGAATGGTGTCTATCATTGATGCTTTAGTAACTAAAAATGATATCATTGTTTATGATGTAGATTCTCATGCTTGTATTATTGATGGTGTTCGTTTGCATATGGGTAAACGTTTTACATACAAACACAATGATTTAGAAAGTATGGAAAAAAACCTGCAACGTGCTACAAAAATGGCTACGGAAACAGGTGGTGGTATTTTGTTTATTACTGAAGGTGTTTTTGGAATGCGTGGGCAACAAGGAAAATTGAAAGAAATTGTTGCAATGAAACAAAAATACAATTTCAGATTATTGGTAGATGATGCACACGGTTTTGGTACACTTGGTAAAACAGGAGCTGGAGCAGGTGAGGAGCAAGGAGTTCAAGATGATATTGATGTTTACTTCTCTACTTTTGCAAAATCAATGGCTAATATTGGTGCTTTTGTAGCTGCTGATAAAGACATTATCGATTATTTAAAATACAATTTACGTTCTCAAATGTTTGCAAAGGCATTACCAATGATTCAAACTGTTGGTTCTTTGAAACGTTTAGAATTGTTGCGTAATCACCCAGAATTAAAAGATAAACTTTGGGAGAATGTTAATGCATTACAAAACGGATTACGTTCAAGAAACTTCAATATTGGTGATACAAATACATGTGTAACGCCAGTTTATTTGCAAGGTAGTGTTCCTGAGGCAATGGTTATGGTAAATGATTTAAGAGAGAACTACGGTATTTTCTTGTCAATTGTGATTTATCCAGTTATACCAAAAGGAATTATTTTATTAAGAATGATACCTACAACTTCTCATACTTTATCAGATATCGATGAAACTCTTACTGCTTTTGAAGCAATTCGTGAGAAATTAGAAAACGGTACTTATAAAGAAATCGCTAGTAGAACTACAGTTGATTTAGATGCATAG
- the ric gene encoding iron-sulfur cluster repair di-iron protein, giving the protein MENLQNKTIGAFVAEDFRTAAVFTKYKIDFCCKGNRTITEVCEKQEIDSKVLLRKIKESLLIEGNNKIDFNSWPLDLLADYIEKTHHRYVEDKSVIIMQFLNKLCSVHGANHPELFKINELFTECASELAQHMKKEELMLFPFVKKMVKAKETAGDLMQPPFGTVSNPIAMMMHEHDTEGERFREIATLTNDYTAPSDGCTTYKVTFAMLKEFEGDLHTHIHLENNILFPKAMMLEKEFS; this is encoded by the coding sequence ATGGAAAATTTACAAAATAAAACAATTGGAGCATTTGTAGCTGAGGATTTTAGAACAGCGGCAGTTTTTACAAAATATAAAATCGATTTTTGTTGCAAAGGAAATAGAACCATTACTGAAGTTTGCGAAAAACAAGAAATAGATTCTAAAGTTTTACTCCGAAAAATTAAAGAGTCATTATTGATAGAAGGAAATAATAAAATTGACTTTAATTCTTGGCCATTAGATTTATTAGCTGATTATATCGAAAAAACGCATCACCGTTATGTAGAGGATAAGTCAGTTATCATCATGCAATTTTTAAATAAGCTTTGTAGTGTTCATGGCGCTAACCATCCTGAGTTGTTTAAAATAAATGAGCTTTTTACTGAATGTGCAAGTGAGTTGGCGCAACATATGAAAAAAGAAGAATTAATGTTATTCCCTTTTGTAAAAAAAATGGTAAAAGCAAAAGAAACAGCAGGAGATTTAATGCAACCTCCATTTGGAACAGTATCGAATCCAATTGCAATGATGATGCATGAGCATGATACAGAAGGGGAACGCTTTCGCGAAATTGCCACCCTAACAAATGATTATACTGCGCCAAGTGATGGATGTACTACTTATAAAGTGACGTTTGCAATGCTGAAAGAATTTGAAGGAGATTTGCATACACATATTCATTTAGAGAATAATATTTTATTTCCTAAAGCAATGATGCTAGAAAAAGAGTTTTCTTAA
- a CDS encoding NYN domain-containing protein, with protein MSLNSNRELKLAVLIDADNVPYSNVKGMMEEITKFGTPTTKRIYADWTKPNANGWKSVLLEHAITPIQQYSYTVGKNSSDSALIIDAMDLLYSGKLDGFCIVSSDSDFTRLAIRLRESGMKVIGIGEKKTPSAFIVACDRFIYIEVLDGAIKKKDPKPTTTDSKKPVEKPNGKQIEKQTEKPLNKIDLQTIELIEDTIEAIGDDDGWAFLGDIGNLLVKKKPEFDPRNYGFSKLTPMLKSLTDILEIDERDSDKKGIKHNYVRLRYS; from the coding sequence ATGTCCTTAAATAGCAATAGAGAATTAAAACTCGCTGTACTTATCGATGCTGATAATGTACCTTATAGTAATGTAAAAGGTATGATGGAGGAAATTACTAAATTTGGTACTCCGACAACAAAACGCATTTATGCCGACTGGACAAAACCCAATGCAAATGGCTGGAAAAGTGTTTTACTAGAACATGCCATTACCCCTATTCAGCAATATAGTTACACTGTAGGTAAGAATTCTTCGGATTCTGCATTGATTATTGATGCCATGGATTTACTATATTCTGGAAAATTAGATGGTTTTTGTATTGTTTCCAGCGATAGTGATTTTACAAGATTAGCAATTAGATTGCGTGAATCTGGTATGAAAGTAATTGGAATCGGTGAAAAGAAAACACCAAGTGCATTTATTGTAGCTTGCGATCGTTTTATATACATTGAAGTTTTGGATGGTGCTATTAAAAAGAAAGATCCAAAACCTACAACTACTGATTCTAAAAAACCAGTTGAAAAACCAAATGGTAAGCAAATTGAGAAACAAACTGAAAAACCATTAAATAAAATCGATTTACAAACTATTGAACTCATCGAAGACACAATTGAAGCAATTGGTGACGATGACGGATGGGCATTCTTAGGAGATATAGGTAATCTTTTAGTAAAGAAAAAACCTGAATTTGACCCAAGAAACTATGGTTTTTCTAAATTAACTCCAATGCTAAAATCCTTAACTGATATTCTTGAAATTGATGAGAGAGATTCAGATAAAAAAGGAATCAAACACAATTACGTTCGCTTGAGATACAGCTAG
- the nirK gene encoding copper-containing nitrite reductase produces the protein MPLKLKVFFCAIFAVTLLASCKKEESSTNYTNIETSGEMEAELTAPPMVPKPVGDRGAMKLKISMEIREQEGTMTDGVKYTYWTFGGSVPGSFIRTRVGDEVEFHLKNHPDNKLPHNIDLHAVTGPGGGATSSLVAPGHEKTFNFKVINPGLYVYHCATAPVGMHIANGMYGLILVEPEGGLPPVDKEYYVMQGDFYTQGEYGAKGLQPFDMNKAVKETPDYVVFNGKVGSLTNGGELTAKVGETVRLFVGNGGPNLVSSFHVIGEIFDKVHVEGGSMINENVQTTLIPAGGAAILDFKVETPGDFILVDHSIFRAFNKGALGILKVEGAEHKNIYSGTIQEGIYLPEGGTIQKMPDNGAAKTVTPKRTVAEKVKIGKQIFGTTCFACHQSEGQGIPSTFPPLAKSDYLNSDPKRAIKTILHGLSGEITVNGKKYNNVMPSQNLTDDEIANVMTYIYNSWGNNKTDVTPEMVKSLR, from the coding sequence ATGCCATTAAAATTGAAAGTGTTTTTTTGTGCAATTTTTGCTGTGACGCTCTTAGCTTCATGCAAAAAAGAAGAAAGTTCAACCAATTACACCAACATCGAAACCAGTGGAGAAATGGAAGCTGAGCTTACAGCCCCACCAATGGTACCTAAACCTGTTGGTGATAGAGGAGCTATGAAATTAAAAATAAGTATGGAAATTAGAGAGCAAGAAGGAACTATGACAGATGGTGTAAAATACACTTATTGGACATTTGGTGGCTCTGTTCCGGGAAGTTTTATCAGAACTCGTGTAGGTGACGAAGTTGAATTTCACCTAAAGAATCATCCTGATAATAAGTTACCACACAACATCGATTTACATGCTGTTACAGGTCCAGGTGGTGGGGCAACCTCATCATTGGTCGCTCCAGGTCATGAAAAAACTTTTAATTTCAAGGTGATTAATCCTGGATTATACGTTTATCATTGTGCTACTGCACCTGTAGGAATGCACATTGCAAACGGAATGTACGGTTTGATTCTTGTTGAGCCTGAAGGTGGACTTCCTCCTGTTGATAAAGAATACTACGTTATGCAAGGTGATTTTTATACTCAAGGTGAATATGGAGCCAAAGGTCTTCAGCCTTTTGACATGAATAAAGCGGTAAAAGAAACACCTGATTATGTCGTATTTAACGGAAAAGTAGGTTCGTTAACTAATGGAGGTGAACTTACTGCTAAAGTTGGAGAAACGGTGCGTTTGTTTGTTGGTAACGGTGGTCCTAATCTAGTCTCTTCTTTTCATGTTATCGGTGAAATATTTGACAAAGTTCATGTTGAAGGCGGAAGTATGATTAATGAAAATGTTCAAACTACACTAATTCCAGCTGGGGGAGCAGCTATACTTGATTTTAAAGTTGAAACTCCAGGAGATTTTATATTGGTTGACCACTCTATTTTTAGAGCATTCAATAAAGGTGCTTTGGGAATATTGAAAGTTGAAGGTGCCGAACATAAGAACATCTATTCTGGAACCATTCAAGAAGGTATTTACTTGCCTGAAGGAGGAACAATTCAAAAAATGCCAGATAACGGAGCAGCTAAAACAGTAACACCTAAAAGAACTGTAGCAGAGAAAGTAAAAATTGGTAAACAAATTTTTGGAACAACATGTTTTGCTTGTCATCAATCAGAAGGGCAAGGAATACCAAGCACTTTCCCTCCTCTTGCAAAATCAGATTATCTTAATTCTGACCCAAAACGAGCGATTAAAACAATCTTACATGGTTTAAGCGGAGAGATAACAGTGAATGGTAAAAAATATAACAATGTTATGCCCAGCCAGAACTTAACTGATGACGAAATAGCAAATGTTATGACTTACATCTACAACAGCTGGGGAAATAACAAAACAGATGTTACTCCAGAAATGGTAAAATCGCTAAGATAA
- a CDS encoding FMN-binding glutamate synthase family protein: MRKKFFIYGILLFLVVAAIYLYSGRGFLLVIILPILLVIGIYNTKQEKHAILRNFPVLGYFRYLFEMIAPEIQQYFIERSTDGKPFSRNQRSLVYQRAKNIDSSSPFGTQLNLNHDSYEGIKHSIFPAKVNEELPRVLVGGKDCKQPYSASLLNISAMSFGSLSENAVRALNIGAQKGKFYQNTGEGGLTEFHLAGGGDVTWQIGTGYFGCRDANGNFDGEKFKEKAILPNVKMIEIKLSQGAKPGHGGVLPASKNSEQIAKIRGVEPHTTILSPPSHSAFSDAKGLVHFVARLRELSEGKPIGFKLCIGNTKEFEEICHEMIAEDCFPDFITIDGAEGGTGAAPLEFADGVGMPFEPALIFVNKTLIALNIRDKMRVIGSGKIISGYSILHAVALGADMCNSARGFMFSLGCIQALRCHNNECPTGVATQNKMLMKGLVVTDKSDRVYHFHKNTLHSANELLAASGKTRFSDVDINIFMRGDEFTNLSELYFPDNLTSVTKR, encoded by the coding sequence ATGAGAAAAAAATTCTTCATTTACGGAATCTTATTGTTTCTAGTCGTTGCCGCAATTTACCTTTATTCTGGTCGTGGTTTTTTACTCGTTATCATTTTACCTATATTATTAGTAATTGGAATTTATAATACCAAACAAGAAAAACACGCAATTCTACGCAATTTTCCTGTTCTTGGTTATTTTAGATATCTTTTTGAGATGATTGCTCCAGAAATTCAACAATATTTTATAGAAAGATCTACTGATGGCAAGCCTTTTTCAAGAAATCAACGTTCTTTAGTTTATCAAAGAGCCAAAAATATAGATTCTAGCTCTCCTTTTGGAACGCAGTTAAATCTTAATCATGATAGTTATGAAGGAATAAAACATTCTATTTTCCCAGCAAAAGTAAACGAAGAGTTACCTCGTGTTCTCGTTGGAGGAAAAGATTGTAAACAACCATATTCTGCTTCATTACTAAATATTTCTGCAATGAGTTTTGGTTCTCTTAGCGAAAATGCCGTTAGAGCCTTAAATATAGGTGCACAAAAAGGAAAATTCTATCAAAATACAGGCGAAGGTGGTCTTACAGAATTTCATCTTGCTGGTGGTGGTGATGTTACTTGGCAAATTGGTACTGGTTATTTTGGCTGTCGTGATGCTAATGGAAACTTTGATGGAGAAAAATTTAAGGAAAAAGCAATATTGCCAAATGTAAAAATGATAGAAATTAAGCTATCGCAAGGAGCTAAACCAGGACATGGTGGTGTACTTCCTGCAAGTAAAAATTCTGAGCAAATAGCAAAAATAAGAGGTGTTGAACCACATACTACAATTTTATCACCTCCTAGTCATAGTGCTTTCTCTGATGCAAAAGGATTAGTTCATTTTGTAGCTCGTTTACGTGAATTATCAGAAGGAAAACCAATTGGCTTTAAACTTTGTATTGGAAACACTAAAGAGTTTGAAGAGATTTGTCATGAAATGATCGCTGAAGATTGTTTCCCTGACTTTATTACTATAGATGGTGCCGAAGGTGGAACTGGTGCTGCTCCGCTAGAATTTGCAGATGGTGTTGGTATGCCATTTGAACCTGCATTAATTTTTGTAAATAAAACACTGATTGCCTTAAATATAAGAGATAAAATGAGAGTAATTGGTAGTGGAAAGATCATTTCTGGATACTCTATACTACATGCCGTAGCTCTTGGTGCTGATATGTGTAATAGCGCTAGAGGTTTCATGTTTTCACTAGGTTGCATTCAAGCACTACGTTGCCATAATAACGAATGCCCAACGGGAGTTGCTACTCAAAACAAAATGCTAATGAAAGGTTTAGTAGTTACAGATAAATCTGATCGTGTATATCATTTCCATAAAAACACATTACACTCGGCAAATGAATTATTAGCCGCATCGGGTAAAACACGTTTCTCAGATGTTGATATCAATATCTTTATGCGTGGTGATGAGTTTACTAATTTATCTGAACTCTATTTCCCAGATAACTTAACAAGCGTTACTAAACGCTAA
- a CDS encoding SCO family protein, whose translation MKKTVIAIFILLFTLQSCKDSKKKTSALDIKDKPISDLSIYNLPSQWTNQDGKDIELKSLRGNVLVMVMIYTTCKAACPRLVADMRNIESRLNAKTKKNVKLILVSIDPENDTPEKLKAFAIANKMDNDPWIFLRSTEENTREFAAILAVNYKKISPIDFSHSNIISVFNSDGELVYQQEGLGVNNDKTIDRINLEAEKIK comes from the coding sequence ATGAAAAAAACTGTAATCGCAATCTTTATACTTCTATTTACATTACAAAGCTGTAAAGATTCTAAAAAAAAAACCAGTGCATTAGACATAAAAGACAAGCCTATTAGCGATTTATCTATTTACAATTTACCGTCGCAATGGACAAATCAAGACGGGAAAGATATCGAATTAAAAAGCTTGAGAGGAAATGTTTTGGTTATGGTCATGATATACACCACTTGTAAAGCGGCTTGCCCTAGACTTGTTGCCGATATGAGGAATATTGAATCTCGATTAAATGCAAAAACTAAGAAAAATGTAAAGCTCATATTAGTAAGCATTGATCCCGAAAATGATACTCCTGAGAAACTAAAAGCTTTTGCTATTGCTAACAAAATGGACAATGATCCATGGATTTTCTTACGCTCTACGGAGGAAAACACCCGTGAATTTGCCGCTATTCTTGCTGTAAATTATAAAAAAATATCTCCTATTGATTTTTCACACTCTAACATTATAAGTGTTTTTAATTCTGATGGAGAGTTAGTTTACCAACAAGAAGGTTTAGGCGTAAACAATGATAAAACGATTGACAGAATAAATCTGGAAGCAGAAAAAATTAAATAG
- the azu gene encoding azurin, which translates to MNKKVKISIVMLMGCLAITSCGKKEATPTTESTEMNETTTDSEGQTDAVSNVLVIEGNDQMQFNTKELRAVAGKPITLTLKHVGKIPKEAMGHNLVILQEGTDEAAFAAKAIEAKDTDYIPASEKASIVAHTKLIGGGEEDTIEFTVDKKGTYNFLCTFPGHVAMMKGVLIVE; encoded by the coding sequence ATGAATAAAAAAGTCAAAATTTCGATTGTAATGCTAATGGGATGTTTAGCAATTACTTCTTGTGGTAAAAAAGAAGCAACTCCAACTACAGAATCTACTGAGATGAATGAAACAACAACTGATTCAGAAGGACAAACTGATGCAGTAAGTAATGTTTTGGTTATTGAAGGAAATGATCAAATGCAGTTTAACACTAAAGAACTTAGAGCAGTAGCAGGAAAACCAATCACGTTAACATTAAAACACGTAGGTAAGATTCCTAAAGAGGCTATGGGACATAACTTAGTTATTTTACAAGAAGGTACAGATGAAGCTGCTTTTGCTGCTAAAGCAATTGAAGCTAAAGATACTGACTATATTCCAGCTTCTGAAAAAGCTTCAATCGTTGCACATACTAAATTAATTGGTGGAGGAGAAGAAGATACTATTGAATTTACTGTAGATAAAAAAGGAACATACAATTTCCTGTGCACTTTCCCAGGCCATGTTGCTATGATGAAAGGGGTTCTAATTGTTGAATAA
- a CDS encoding RrF2 family transcriptional regulator translates to MFSKACEYAIRASIFIATKSSQGIRVGIKDVAKEIDSPEPFTAKIMQILTKNGIIDSAKGVGGGFEVSNVAIKSIKLIQIVDAVDGDSIYMGCGIGLKECSESHPCPVHNEFKVIRGLLLDMLTTTTLEELASGVKSGEFFLKR, encoded by the coding sequence ATGTTTTCAAAAGCATGCGAATATGCGATTCGTGCCTCAATATTTATAGCGACTAAATCTTCCCAAGGAATTCGTGTTGGGATAAAAGATGTGGCCAAAGAAATTGATTCTCCAGAACCGTTTACAGCCAAAATAATGCAGATTTTAACCAAAAATGGCATTATAGATTCTGCAAAAGGAGTAGGTGGAGGGTTTGAGGTTTCAAATGTTGCTATTAAATCGATTAAATTAATCCAGATCGTTGATGCAGTCGATGGAGATAGTATATATATGGGTTGCGGTATTGGATTAAAAGAATGTTCAGAATCGCATCCTTGCCCAGTTCACAATGAGTTTAAAGTTATACGTGGGTTATTATTGGATATGCTCACAACTACGACTTTAGAAGAGCTTGCTTCTGGGGTTAAATCAGGAGAATTTTTCTTAAAACGATAA
- a CDS encoding formylglycine-generating enzyme family protein yields the protein MQKHTFITILFLAYWGMMSAQESKMVPIKEGSFVPLYGATEKTPVSVKSFYIDVYPVTNSEFLVFIKKNPSYSKSKIKGIFADKSYLSYWKSDFDFGNSNPKAPVTNVSWFAAKKYCECQGKRLPTMDEWEYVAMADEKKIDARTKAEFNKYILTWYEKTKTYENPIGKTFKNYWGVYDMHGLVWEWTSDFNSIFLSGESRKDKSDDKNLFCGGASVNASDLMDYAAFMRYAFRGSLKAQYSTRNLGFRCASTTKL from the coding sequence ATGCAAAAACACACATTTATTACTATTCTTTTCTTGGCTTATTGGGGAATGATGAGCGCACAAGAATCGAAAATGGTTCCAATAAAAGAGGGCTCTTTTGTCCCTCTTTATGGGGCTACAGAAAAAACACCTGTCTCTGTAAAATCATTTTATATAGATGTTTATCCTGTTACCAATAGTGAGTTTTTGGTTTTTATCAAAAAGAACCCTAGCTATAGTAAATCTAAGATAAAAGGAATTTTCGCAGATAAAAGCTATCTATCTTATTGGAAGAGTGATTTTGATTTTGGGAATTCAAATCCTAAAGCTCCCGTAACAAACGTTTCTTGGTTTGCTGCAAAAAAATATTGTGAATGCCAAGGCAAACGATTGCCTACCATGGATGAATGGGAATATGTTGCTATGGCTGATGAGAAAAAAATTGATGCCAGAACCAAAGCCGAATTTAATAAATACATTTTGACTTGGTACGAGAAAACGAAAACATATGAAAATCCAATTGGGAAAACATTCAAAAATTATTGGGGAGTTTATGACATGCATGGATTAGTATGGGAATGGACCTCTGATTTTAATAGCATTTTTTTGTCTGGAGAATCTAGAAAAGATAAAAGTGATGACAAAAATCTTTTTTGTGGTGGTGCCTCAGTAAATGCGAGTGACTTAATGGATTATGCTGCTTTTATGCGTTATGCTTTTAGAGGAAGCCTTAAGGCACAATATTCGACTAGAAACCTAGGCTTTCGATGCGCTAGCACAACAAAACTATAA